A section of the Candidatus Neomarinimicrobiota bacterium genome encodes:
- the frdA gene encoding fumarate reductase (quinol) flavoprotein subunit: MDFPIHDILIVGGGGAGLRAAIAVAETDPSLSVAVVSKVYPMRSHTVSAEGGAAAVIKPGDSLDDHAYDTISGGDWLCDQDAIEAFVQEAPEELLQLEHWGCPWSREEDGSIAVRAFGGMKVKRTWFAADKTGFHMLHTLFQTSMKYDPIQRYDEWFVTQLLVDEGRCQGVVAIELATGRIQPIAARAVILCTGGSGRVFPFTTNAAIKTGDGMALAYRAGVPLKDMEFVQIHPTGLPFTGILITEATRAEGGWLLNKDGYRYLQDYDLGKPEPKPVLRSMELGPRDRLSQAFVAEQEKGRTLEGPYGHYVHLDIRHLGKKVIDAKLPFVRELCMKYVNIDPVKELIPVRPVVHYMMGGVHTDLHGATPLDGLYAAGEAACVSINGANRLGSNSLTELLVFGARAGKSAARFALEQRPVSPGLTALADDEARRIDRQYLRSNGGQERVAGLRDEMHAVMEASVGIYRNETDLKASVEALGELRERLGSVGLDDHSLTFNTELLAALELGYLMDVAEAIAQSALQRTESRGSHQRSDHPRRDDERFLAHSLAYRLEDGPPRIEYLPVTITRWPPGERVYGR; this comes from the coding sequence ATGGATTTCCCGATACACGATATACTCATTGTTGGCGGCGGTGGTGCGGGTCTCCGCGCGGCCATTGCCGTAGCCGAAACCGATCCCAGCCTGAGCGTGGCAGTGGTCTCCAAGGTCTACCCCATGCGGAGCCACACGGTCTCGGCGGAGGGCGGAGCGGCGGCGGTCATCAAGCCCGGTGACAGTCTGGACGACCACGCCTACGACACCATTTCCGGCGGCGACTGGCTCTGTGATCAGGACGCCATCGAGGCGTTTGTGCAGGAGGCGCCCGAAGAACTGCTGCAGCTGGAGCACTGGGGCTGCCCCTGGAGCCGGGAGGAGGACGGCTCCATCGCCGTGCGCGCATTTGGCGGGATGAAGGTCAAGCGCACCTGGTTCGCGGCGGACAAGACGGGCTTCCACATGCTGCATACGCTGTTTCAGACGAGCATGAAGTATGACCCCATCCAGCGCTACGACGAGTGGTTTGTCACCCAGCTGCTGGTGGATGAGGGCCGTTGCCAGGGTGTGGTGGCCATCGAGCTGGCCACCGGCAGAATCCAGCCCATCGCCGCCCGGGCCGTGATCCTGTGCACGGGCGGCTCTGGGCGGGTCTTTCCCTTCACCACCAACGCCGCCATCAAAACCGGCGATGGAATGGCCCTGGCCTATCGCGCGGGCGTGCCCCTGAAGGATATGGAGTTCGTGCAGATCCACCCCACCGGGCTGCCCTTCACCGGTATTCTTATCACGGAGGCGACCCGGGCGGAAGGGGGCTGGCTGCTCAACAAGGACGGTTACCGCTACTTGCAGGACTATGACCTGGGCAAGCCCGAACCCAAGCCGGTGCTGCGCTCCATGGAGCTGGGCCCCCGGGACAGGCTGTCGCAAGCCTTCGTCGCCGAGCAGGAAAAAGGCCGCACATTGGAGGGGCCGTACGGGCACTACGTGCACCTCGATATCCGGCATTTGGGCAAAAAGGTCATTGACGCCAAACTCCCCTTTGTGCGGGAACTCTGCATGAAGTACGTGAATATCGACCCGGTGAAAGAGCTGATTCCCGTGCGACCCGTCGTTCACTACATGATGGGCGGCGTTCATACCGATTTGCATGGCGCCACCCCGCTGGACGGGCTGTACGCCGCGGGAGAGGCTGCCTGTGTGAGCATCAACGGCGCGAACCGGCTGGGCTCAAATTCGCTCACCGAGCTGCTGGTCTTCGGAGCCCGGGCCGGGAAATCGGCCGCCCGCTTTGCCTTGGAGCAGCGCCCGGTCAGCCCCGGCCTGACGGCCCTGGCTGACGACGAAGCCCGGCGTATCGATAGGCAATATCTGCGCAGCAACGGCGGCCAGGAGCGCGTCGCCGGTCTGCGGGACGAAATGCATGCCGTCATGGAGGCCAGTGTCGGTATTTACCGCAATGAGACCGACCTGAAAGCATCAGTTGAGGCGTTGGGCGAGCTCCGGGAACGGCTGGGCTCCGTGGGCCTCGACGACCACAGTCTTACATTCAACACAGAGCTGCTGGCGGCCCTGGAACTGGGCTACCTGATGGATGTGGCCGAGGCCATCGCCCAATCTGCCCTGCAGCGGACAGAGTCCCGGGGTTCGCATCAGCGGTCGGACCACCCCCGACGCGATGACGAGCGCTTCCTGGCCCACAGTTTGGCCTACCGCTTGGAGGACGGCCCGCCACGCATCGAATACCTGCCCGTCACCATTACCCGCTGGCCGCCGGGAGAGCGGGTCTACGGCCGGTGA
- a CDS encoding succinate dehydrogenase/fumarate reductase iron-sulfur subunit — MSETLTLEVLRYNPEEHAEPVYQSYHVPYRKDWVILDALNHIKDNVDGTLTYRWSCRMGVCGSCGMMVNGVPTLTCATFLEASLPDPIRIAPLENFPVIRDLVTAMGDFMEKLKLAQPWIIRDREQPVADGEYRQTPVQLAAYKQYSMCINCLLCYSACPVYGLEPQFIGPAAIALAQRYNLDSRDEGRAQRDEVLSTEEGIWQCTLVGECSVVCPEHVDPAAAIQRYKVAATMDWFKALLMPWSRPQGSRD; from the coding sequence ATGTCTGAAACCCTCACCCTGGAAGTTCTCCGCTACAATCCGGAGGAGCATGCCGAGCCGGTCTACCAATCCTACCATGTACCCTACCGGAAAGACTGGGTCATTCTAGACGCGCTCAACCACATCAAGGACAACGTGGACGGCACTCTGACGTACCGCTGGTCGTGTCGGATGGGGGTGTGCGGGAGTTGTGGGATGATGGTTAACGGTGTGCCGACCCTTACGTGCGCTACATTTCTGGAAGCATCGTTGCCGGATCCTATCAGGATCGCTCCGCTGGAAAATTTTCCGGTGATCCGCGACCTGGTCACCGCCATGGGCGACTTCATGGAGAAGCTCAAACTCGCCCAGCCGTGGATCATCCGGGACCGGGAGCAGCCCGTTGCAGATGGCGAATACCGCCAGACCCCGGTGCAGCTGGCGGCCTACAAGCAGTACAGCATGTGCATCAACTGTCTGCTCTGCTACTCCGCGTGCCCGGTCTACGGCCTGGAGCCTCAATTCATCGGGCCGGCCGCCATCGCACTGGCCCAGCGCTATAATCTCGACAGCCGCGACGAAGGCCGTGCCCAGCGCGACGAGGTGCTTTCCACGGAGGAGGGTATCTGGCAGTGCACACTGGTGGGGGAGTGCTCGGTGGTTTGTCCCGAGCACGTGGATCCTGCCGCCGCCATACAGCGCTACAAAGTGGCTGCGACCATGGACTGGTTCAAAGCCTTGCTGATGCCCTGGAGCAGGCCGCAGGGCTCCCGGGATTGA
- a CDS encoding fumarate reductase subunit C (part of four member fumarate reductase enzyme complex FrdABCD which catalyzes the reduction of fumarate to succinate during anaerobic respiration; FrdCD are the membrane components which interact with quinone and are involved in electron transfer; FrdAB are the catalytic subcomplex consisting of a flavoprotein subunit and an iron-sulfur subunit, respectively; the catalytic subunits are similar to succinate dehydrogenase SdhAB) — MTTTGLPSYTRFHPKWYRVRMPIFWWVRRWVHARFILRELTSVFVAYYALVMLIQVRAVGLGEQAYAQFSVWLETPTALILNAVAFLFVAYHTVTWLRLAPRALVIRLGGRRVSDAAIVAGNFLALGGASIFVAWILLAG, encoded by the coding sequence ATGACCACAACTGGTTTGCCTTCCTACACCCGCTTCCACCCCAAATGGTATCGGGTGCGGATGCCCATTTTCTGGTGGGTTCGGCGCTGGGTCCACGCCCGGTTCATACTCAGGGAATTGACCAGCGTGTTTGTGGCCTATTACGCCCTTGTGATGCTGATCCAGGTCCGGGCCGTAGGGCTGGGTGAGCAGGCCTATGCCCAGTTCTCCGTCTGGTTGGAAACGCCCACTGCACTGATTCTAAACGCCGTCGCATTCCTGTTTGTGGCCTATCACACCGTCACCTGGCTGAGGCTTGCTCCCAGGGCACTGGTGATCAGGTTGGGGGGCCGCCGGGTGAGTGATGCCGCCATCGTTGCCGGAAACTTTCTGGCGTTGGGTGGGGCCTCGATCTTTGTGGCCTGGATTCTATTGGCAGGGTAA
- a CDS encoding fumarate reductase subunit D: MNKSAARKRFMEPFWWSLFGAGGTLAALLMPIHLLLSGLAIPLGLIPAPAYERLATLIALPPTRLYLFALISLSLFHWAHRFRFTLYDGLQLKHLNLLIAILCYGGAALGTLATGYTLWAI, translated from the coding sequence ATGAATAAATCAGCCGCAAGGAAACGCTTCATGGAGCCGTTCTGGTGGTCGCTTTTCGGGGCGGGCGGCACCTTGGCGGCGCTACTGATGCCCATTCATTTACTGCTCAGTGGCCTGGCCATTCCCCTGGGCCTGATTCCGGCCCCAGCCTATGAGCGGCTGGCTACCTTGATTGCGCTACCGCCGACTCGGCTCTATCTGTTTGCGCTGATATCGCTGTCGCTTTTTCACTGGGCCCACCGCTTCCGTTTCACGCTCTACGACGGTCTGCAACTCAAGCACCTGAATCTGCTCATCGCCATCCTTTGCTACGGCGGCGCGGCGTTGGGAACATTGGCAACGGGATACACACTGTGGGCTATCTAG